A single window of Bombus pascuorum chromosome 1, iyBomPasc1.1, whole genome shotgun sequence DNA harbors:
- the LOC132913513 gene encoding uncharacterized protein LOC132913513 isoform X2, protein MSNSLDSFLTRIGDVTIERVTPRPGPKPNETIMSNETATNTNMNNVEPQTGNDESSEESSGETSDGEHDKKNDTLQSEEIEEIRSEGSGDDMDLDETIDSQIGVRAESERQHHSQAEEDDEEPVNILDTLPLEGAPIEGQEVSEADLLGKPISKDTDDEGSIGHENDKHEDHVMEEEGTENNKRHADSEHSDTAKKKQKKDDGTEGSASECETKAEKKLANMRRNIREVMDETQLDEATLSAQRQEMERLRRVQEQQRIIREVQRQIAINRQNNKTQTRVISILQGKQIQAASTISQSSPSGPVRLPNTVLLKVNSGSGTGNQTTSGIQTNQIQRRSVEGSRWQKGRGIYQGAQTSISRIANRPSGPNMLQQRIRMMTPSVSISPVVPKKEPMDRSEYYSDSEISDIEAEETLREKQIHVAKKISTGPKSQKTAKGKDVVTISSSSESSDDDCIVLSDPSGEEETDNEDDPSNSGMHTNDRYNIPDEHGRVLINVGHPETEPDVFLAPQVARIIKPHQIGGIRFLYDNIVESIERFKTSSGFGCILAHSMGLGKTLQVASFCDIFFRCTTSKTVLCIMPINTLQNWLAEFNMWLPYEDPNAPEKHGKSSGIKSESVIELKQEVKDESGNQSDMSNMSSMSNISRPISTESAHRFGQENTSQPMNIMPENPYIHPGYETHNMIPGYVQDNMLNKNISNSQVHINENYHGDISQNALYNTNPNPMSTFESIKSEVNCHGMQQRSNMSDTKFGMENQNSNNIYPGLENRPQAPIYPGIETRNPSTLYHGVESHHSGSIYPNFDNSTNTFSNYTNRSTQESDQESRKDCFKNTLPSMNAEVNVKKEPEEIVKKEESTCTTKEEISNEEKKEIEKVKTPFSVDSPIGMEMRPRHFRLHILNDSHKTMTARAKVIQDWQVGGGVLLIGYELYRQLSLKKPNKAKRKRGQPFKDTVDVEEEDKNKGLLDEMHTALVNPGPDLVICDEGHRIKNSHASISMALKQMRTKRRIVLTGYPLQNNLLEYWCMVDFVRPNYLGTKSEFCNMFERPIQNGQCIDSTPQDIRLMRYRAHVLHALLEGFVQRRSHSVLQVSLPRKEEYILLVRMTSHQRKLYDTFMNQVVKTRAVPNPLKAFAVCCKIWNHPDILYHFLRKRQANEEDDLDLEETIGEKSTPGGKRSKARQPKGESKKGKKTNTTIKNKPAASVQPNSSSSSNTDNVENDNSHTTPKQNNYSNYPPMPMNNSGYSNSISQNSYPHGYQNYRSNDQNTYYRNENSHGEYNEFYNNQGSQRYGNQSFQTYTQTPGYNAPQNYPNQSQNYIPNSEQSTNNHSQRYSTATSNSEFRSDQNQGNNYEVSGMFPRQSYPYQDHGRNYGSNINQGSNNYSQVPNQSSFQSQMSNQSANMPLSDYSSYTPNQTQNYNPAAGQTNTIYSRNEGQPLQNSTLGYGTNQQSQNSSSQTPTAAYLANQQGQSTTSGQNRGFSPNQQNQNLPLQSSSHTYGGSQSQNIPISNQSHNYPTQVNPNPSPQTSLNFSQQSPNTMPQNQPHPYMTNSSNQTSIPQNQMRGYSAAAQNQMNVPQNSSSYPTGQSASNPTQTHGYAQDQQGSVSNAQGTMHGYSHLVSPSTPQNQSYPPNMQSQTGTPSNANHAYGSNHQGPTSIPSTPTHRYSSSQQGQISQSQNQALPYSQNQQTPSSINQSDQLYSRQDNQQQTQAYTPTANTSHEFSTDRQNGSSSTNPTNNYSLNQTSSQNTVVPNYSADGAHSNQVSQMKSSEDPYWQRNYSQPFQSDQCNDPYYRDVNPNVNRYQSNYFPSQNYQNQSYDYSNNHNSDINTRSEDSKSQQTTTHIQSSGSSEKNKNNKEMTSSVGVQSQPIHQNSSSSTSSGYGSESNCQTSVSRSVQNLNSLHSPRLNQNDLVKEDEKEKEDLLDKDKEEKSDDEILTKDEEKDCKSSPGGKEDPGIPYDWATELMKGYVPGLMDASAKMTIFFCILEEAIKLGDRVLAFSQSLFTLNLIEDFLARNSLKYPDGQTDAWIKNVNYYRLDGSTSALEREKLINEFNNNPKIHLFLVSTRAGSLGINLVGANRAIVFDASWNPCHDTQAVCRVYRYGQQKPCFVYRLVTDNCLERKIYDRQISKQGMADRVVDQCNPDAHLSLKEATTLSWDWEEDSQIQDFSQTKDSYSDEVMHRVLERHSSLLTKQPFHHESLLVDRKDKKLSQAEKRLARRGYELEKMAANCSRPSYNYVPGNTATRGGLQIRAIRGGDSSTTSKPVASVRPMQQRGAEGIGSRSVTGSRWIPAEVWQRQGMSAQEMTLPLDVVIPTNSPDKGSIVLKAGQRVMVLKSPKGIYMQLESGKIIAIRTALKLNQQKREEEPKKGVSSMAQRNSKPEVGFPLRNNSAISIIPKSSSSNQASGRSINKPGNGPNYRPFADKETLKRPKPVVTATAKPYLSQVNLTNQVSLSRLPKIKQEPVDHSTLGENSNSSDGQVRTEQRVEEVRLEDVVAEVSSNTDYNPNHNRVTSSDTDISLQKSSEENSQVYTSDSVTAQSVQTQHDQTGTELTSKIDKQCSPSIEKEIIKTTDTLTNYGHAFQTQQQKRDASNDEIIIEDPSPIPPQIQSQVSSQMQSQMPLHVSPQVQSQVLPQIPPQLPTQIPPQVPSQLSSQGPSQIPQASPQVAPQVAAQVATQPTSSGSLPPLLTQQSTSSTMQVPSATPTLRATEVPKGITDTTIGSSATSICTGTNTITSPKTAEPSMRETCIQSEPLNVPQGYPYAQYPRYYDYNDPRSRSLSTPYGTYFPGVPPHAANPRLPMDTSKSQPDVGKPIEERAMMNVPPAYSQVSNTTAKTSANTIETKGAEAMVTTTVATTPTRDETHIPTAFSHPTSSRYPGPYPPGPYDPYSQHYPPAPGSSATYPPGAAPGYPAYGGPSYNTEYARMYTAFHGPPPPADPYIHRGYAPPSSHPPNYYPPFPHPPPPYPNYSFLSPYPNPNMPSEPQPPAQ, encoded by the exons ATGTCAAATAGTTTGGACAGTTTTTTAACACGTATTGGGGATGTCACTATAGAACGCGTGACTCCTCGTCCAGGCCCTAAGCCTAATGAAACGATAATGTCGAATGAAACTGCAACAAACACAAACATGAATAATGTAGAGCCTCAAACAGGAAATGATGAAAGTTCAGAGGAATCTAGCGGTGAAACATCTGACGGAGAACATGACAAGAAAAATGATACATTGCAGtcagaagaaatagaagaaatacgTTCAGAAGGATCAGGGGATGACATGGATTTAGATGAGACAATTGATTCACAAATTGGTGTACGAGCAGAATCAGAAAGGCAGCATCATTCTCAAGCTGAAGAGGATGATGAAGAACCAGTTAATATATTGGATACTTTGCCATTAGAAg GAGCCCCAATAGAGGGTCAGGAAGTGTCTGAAGCAGACTTACTTGGAAAACCAATTTCAAAAGATACAGATGATGAAGGAAGCATAGGACATGAAAATGATAAACACGAAGATCATGTCATGGAGGAGGAAGGAACAGAGAATAATAAGAGGCATGCTGATTCAGAACATTCTGATACAGCtaagaagaagcaaaaaaaagATGATGGAACTGAAGGATCTGCGTCAGAATGTGAAACAAAAGCAGAAAAGAAATTAGCAAACATGAGAAGAAATATTCGAGAAGTTATGGATGAAACTCAACTTGATGAAGCTACTTTGTCAGCTCAGCGACAAGAGATGGAACGTCTTCGAAGGGTACAAGAACAACAAAGAATAATTCGTGAAGTTCAACGACAAATAGCAATAAACagacaaaataataaaacacaaaCAAGAGTAATTAGTATTTTACAAGGAAAACAAATTCAAGCAGCTTCTACTATTTCACAATCATCTCCATCTGGACCAGTTCGTTTGCCAAACACGGTGCTCCTTAAAGTAAATTCTGGATCTGGCACTGGAAATCAGACTACTTCTGGTAtacaaacaaatcaaatacAAAGAAGATCGGTAGAAGGTTCTAGATGGCAAAAAGGTAGAGGTATTTACCAAGGAGCACAAACATCAATTTCGCGAATTGCAAATCGACCTAGTGGTCCCAATATGTTACAACAAAGAATTCGAATGATGACTCCTTCTGTTAGCATATCTCCTGTAGTTCCTAAAAAGGAACCTATGGATAGATCTGAATATTATTCAGATTCTGAAATCTCAGATATAGAAGCTGAAGAAACTTTACGTGAGAAACAAATACATGTTGCTAAAAAGATATCAACTGGGCCAAAGTCTCAAAAAACAGCTAAAGGCAAAGATGTGGTTACGATATCTAGCTCTAGCGAAAGTTCAGATGATGATTGTATAGTTTTAAGTGACCCAAGTGGTGAAGAAGAAACAGACAACGAAGATGATCCATCCAATTCTGGCATGCATACTAATGATAGATATAACATTCCAGATGAACATGGTAGAGTGTTAATAAATGTCGGTCATCCTGaaacagaacctgatgtatttTTAGCTCCGCAAGTAGCTCGTATTATTAAACCTCATCAGATTGGTGGTATTCGTTTTCTTTATGATAATATTGTTGAAAGTATTGAGAGATTCAAAACTAGTTCTGGTTTTGGTTGCATTCTTGCTCACAGTATGGGTTTAGGAAAAACGCTTCAAGTTGCTAGTTTTTGcgatattttttttcgttGTACTACTTCTAAAACAGTCCTCTGTATTATGCCCATTAATACACTGCAGAATTGGTTAGCGGAATTTAATATGTGGTTACCATATGAGGATCCTAATGCTCCGGAAAAGCATGGTAAAAGTTCTGGTATTAAATCAGAATCTGTTATTGAGCTTAAACAAGAAGTTAAGGATGAAAGTGGGAATCAGAGTGACATGTCAAATATGTCAAGTATGTCAAATATTTCAAGGCCTATTAGCACAGAATCAGCTCATCGTTTCGGACAAGAAAATACGTCCCAACCTATGAATATTATGCCAGAAAATCCGTATATTCATCCCGGATATGAAACTCACAATATGATACCTGGTTATGTACAAGATAATatgttgaataaaaatatatcaaattcgCAAGTAcacataaatgaaaattatcatGGAGATATTTCACAAAATGCATTGTATAATACAAATCCTAATCCAATGTCTACCTTTGAATCAATAAAATCGGAAGTAAATTGTCATGGCATGCAACAAAGGTCAAACATGTCAGATACAAAATTTGGCATGGAAAATcagaattctaataatatatatcctGGTTTAGAGAATCGGCCACAAGCTCCCATATATCCAGGTATCGAAACTCGAAATCCTAGCACTTTGTATCATGGTGTAGAAAGTCATCACTCTGGGTCCATATATCCTAATTTTGACAATTCTACTAATACTTTCTCTAATTATACAAACCGATCAACTCAGGAATCAGACCAAGAATCAAGAAAagattgttttaaaaatactttaccTTCTATGAATGCAGAAGTTAATGTAAAGAAAGAGCCAGAAGAAATAGTTAAAAAGGAGGAAAGTACTTGTAcaacaaaagaagaaatatcaaatgaagagaaaaaagaaattgagaaGGTTAAAACTCCATTTAGTGTAGATTCGCCTATTGGTATGGAAATGAGACCACGGCATTTtcgtttacatattttaaatgattctCATAAAACTATGACAGCAAGAGCCAAGGTAATTCAAGATTGGCAAGTAGGAGGTGGTGTTTTGTTGATCGGATATGAACTATACAGACAATTGTCTTTAAAAAAGCCAAacaaagcaaaaagaaaacgtGGACAACCTTTCAAAGATACTGTTGATGTTGAGGAAGAAGACAAGAATAAAGGATTATTAGATGAAATGCATACAGCTTTAGTTAATCCAGGGCCTGATTTAGTCATATGTGATGAGGGtcatagaataaaaaattcgcaTGCTAGCATTAGTATGGCTTTGAAACAAATGCGCACAAAACGTAGAATTGTATTAACTGGTTATCCATTACAAAATAATCTTTTGGAATATTGGTGTATGGTTGATTTTGTAAGACCTAATTATTTAGGAACTAAAAGtgaattttgtaatatgtTTGAAAGACCAATTCAGAATGGACAATGTATTGATTCAACACCACAAGACATACGTTTAATGAGATACCGTGCACATGTTTTACATGCTTTGTTAGAAGGTTTTGTACAAAGAAGATCTCATTCTGTATTGCAAGTTTCCTTACCACGTAAAGAAGAATACATTCTTCTTGTTCGGATGACGTCACATCAACGTAAACTATATGATACCTTTATGAATCAAGTAGTTAAAACACGTGCTGTACCTAATCCATTGAAAGCTTTTGCAGTATGCTGCAAAATTTGGAATCATCCTGATATCCTATATCACTTTCTACGTAAACGACAGGCTAATGAAGAAGATGATTTAGATTTAGAGGAAACAATTGGTGAAAAATCTACTCCAGGTGGTAAACGTTCTAAAGCACGCCAACCAAAAGGGGAATccaagaaaggaaagaaaacaaatacaactataaaaaataaaccaGCAGCTAGTGTTCAACCTAATTCCTCTTCATCATCTAATACTGATAACGTAGAAAATGATAATTCACATACTACTCCAAAACAAAacaattattctaattatccTCCTATGCCAATGAATAATTCAGGGTATTCAAATTCTATATCTCAAAATTCTTATCCTCATGGTTATCAGAATTACAGATCAAATGATCAAAACACATattatagaaatgaaaatagcCATGGAGAATACaatgaattttacaataatcAAGGATCACAAAGATATGGAAATCAATCATTTCAAACATATACACAAACTCCAGGATATAATGCACCACAAAATTATCCTAATCAATCACAAAATTATATACCAAACAGTGAACAGTCTACAAATAATCATTCTCAAAGGTATTCAACTGCTACTTCCAATTCAGAATTTCGTTCAGATCAAAATCAAGGGAATAATTATGAAGTATCTGGGATGTTTCCACGTCAATCTTATCCTTATCAAGATCATGGACGTAATTATGGATCAAATATAAATCAAGGatctaataattattctcAAGTTCCAAATCAGTCTTCTTTTCAATCGCAAATGTCAAACCAATCTGCAAATATGCCATTGTCTGATTATTCTTCATATACACCAAATCAGACTCAAAATTATAATCCTGCAGCAGGGCAAACAAATACTATATATTCACGAAATGAAGGTCAACCATTACAAAATTCTACATTAGGATATGGTACAAATCAACAAAGTCAAAATTCATCATCTCAAACACCAACTGCTGCATATCTTGCAAATCAACAAGGACAGAGTACAACATCTGGTCAAAATCGTGGCTTTTCACCCAATCAACAAAATCAAAATCTTCCTTTGCAAAGTTCTTCTCATACTTATGGTGGCTCACAGTCacaaaatattccaatatcAAATCAATCCCACAACTATCCTACTCAAGTAAATCCAAACCCTTCACCACAAACATCACTCAATTTTAGTCAACAATCTCCAAACACTATGCCACAGAATCAACCTCATCCATATATGACAAATTCATCAAATCAAACATCAATTCCACAAAACCAAATGCGTGGATATTCTGCAGCGGCTCAAAATCAAATGAATGTACCACAAAATTCATCTTCATATCCCACTGGCCAATCAGCTTCAAATCCTACTCAAACACATGGATATGCTCAAGATCAGCAGGGGTCAGTTTCTAATGCACAAGGTACTATGCATGGATATTCACATCTTGTATCTCCATCAACGCCACAAAATCAATCTTATCCACCTAATATGCAAAGCCAAACGGGAACTCCATCAAATGCAAATCATGCCTATGGGTCTAATCATCAAGGTCCAACATCAATACCATCAACTCCAACTCATAGGTACAGTTCTTCTCAACAAGGACAAATATCACAATCTCAGAATCAAGCTCTTCCATATTCTCAAAATCAGCAAACACCGAGTTCTATAAATCAAAGTGATCAATTGTATTCCAGACAAGATAATCAACAACAAACTCAAGCTTATACACCAACAGCCAACACATCTCATGAATTTTCAACAGACCGTCAAAATGGTAGTTCCTCTACCAATcctacaaataattattcattaaatCAAACATCATCTCAGAATACTGTTGTACCAAATTATTCAGCAGATGGAGCACATTCAAATCAAGTAAGTCAAATGAAGAGTTCAGAGGATCCTTATTGGCAAAGAAATTATTCTCAACCATTTCAATCTGATCAATGTAACGATCCGTATTATCGGGATGTAAATCCTAACGTGAATCGATATCAAAGTAATTACTTTCCATcacaaaattatcaaaatcagTCTTATGATTATAGTAATAATCATAATTCGGATATTAATACGCGCTCAGAGGATTCGAAGTCCCAGCAAACCACTACTCACATTCAAAGCTCAGGATCTTCagagaagaacaaaaataataaggAAATGACATCAAGTGTTGGTGTGCAAAGTCAACCAATTCATCAAAATAGTTCAAGTTCCACTAGTTCAGGTTATGGTTCTGAATCAAATTGTCAGACTTCAGTATCTAGATCTGTACAAAATCTTAATTCATTGCATAGTCCCCGTCTAAATCAAAATGATTTAGtgaaagaagatgaaaaagaaaaagaagacttattagataaagataaagaagagAAGTCAGATGATGAAATTCTTacaaaagacgaagaaaaggaTTGTAAAAGTTCTCCAGGAGGAAAAGAAGACCCTGGTATTCCATATGATTGG GCAACAGAATTAATGAAGGGCTATGTACCAGGATTAATGGATGCTTCTGCAAAAATgacaattttcttttgtattttggAAGAAGCAATTAAACTTGGTGACCGCGTTTTAGCATTTTCTCAATCATTATTTACATTGAATCTCATTGAAGATTTTTTAGCTAGAAATAGTTTGAAGTATCCTGATGGGCAAACAGATGCTTggattaaaaatgtaaattattatcgtcTCGATGGCAGTACTAGCGCcttagaaagagaaaaacttattaatgaatttaataataatccaaaaattcatctttttcttgtttcaacGCGTGCTGGTTCTCTTGGTATTAATCTTGTTGGCGCTAACCGTGCCATTGTATTCGATGCTTCTTGGAATCCTTGTCATGATACACAGGCTGTTTGTAGAGTGTATAGATATGGACAACAGAAACCTTGTTTTGTTTATCGTTTGGTCACTGACAATtgtttagaaagaaaaatatatgacaGACAAATTAGTAAGCAAGGAATGGCAGATCGTGTGGTTGATCAATGCAATCCAGATGCTCATCTTTCATTAAAAGAAGCAACTACATTGTCTTGGGATTGGGAAGAAGATAGTCAAATACAAGATTTTTCTCAAACAAAAGATAGTTATTCTGATGAAGTGATGCATCGTGTATTAGAACGCCATTCTTCTTTATTAACGAAACAGCCTTTCCACCATGAAAGTCTTTTAGTTGATAGAAAAGATAAGAAACTTAGTCAAGCAGAAAAGCGACTAGCTCGTCGTGGTTACGAACTTGAAAAAATGGCAGCCAACTGTTCCAGGCCCAGTTATAATTATGTTCCTGGAAATACTGCAACACGGG GTGGATTACAAATTCGAGCAATTCGAGGTGGTGATAGTAGTACTACTTCTAAACCAGTTGCCTCAGTTAGACCAATGCAGCAACGTGGTGCTGAAGGTATAGGTTCACGTAGTGTAACAGGAAGTCGATGGATACCAGCGGAAGTATGGCAAAGGCAGGGGATGAGTGCACAAGAAATGACATTACCTTTAGATGTTGTTATTCCCACCAATTCACCCGATAAAGGAAGTATTGTATTGAAAGCTGGTCAGCGAGTAATGGTACTGAAAAGTCCCAAAGGCATTTATATGCAATTAGAATCTGGTAAAATTATTGCTATTCGGACGGCTCTTAAACTAAATCAACAAAAGCGAGAAGAAGAACCTAAGAAag gtGTATCATCAATGGCACAAAGGAATTCAAAACCAGAAGTCGGATTTCCATTGAGAAATAATTCAGCTATTTCTATCATACCGAAATCTTCTTCAAGTAATCAAGCAAGTGGCCGTTCGATTAATAAACCAGGAAACGGGCCTAATTATAGGCCATTTGCTGACAAGGAAACTTTAAAGAGACCAAAACCTGTTGTTACTGCAACTGCCAAACCTTATTTGAGTCAAGTTAATTTAACCAATCAAGTTTCTCTATCAAGGTTACCAAAAATAAAGCAGGAACCGGTAGATCATTCCACGCTAGGTGAAAATTCAAACTCTTCAGATGGACAAGTTAGAACTGAACAAAGAGTGGAAGAAGTCAGATTAGAGGATGTGGTTGCGGAAGTAAGTTCGAATACAGATTATAATCCTAATCATAATCGTGTAACCAGTTCAGATACCGATATTTCTTTACAAAAGTCATCTGAAGAAAATAGTCAAGTATATACTTCGGATTCTGTAACTGCACAAAGTGTTCAAACACAGCATGATCAGACGGGAACGGAATTGACATCGAAAATTGATAAACAGTGTTCTCCTTCAATTGAAAAGGAGATCATAAAAACAACAGATACATTAACAAATTACGGGCATGCTTTTCAAACTCAACAACAGAAAAGAGATGCGTCCaatgatgaaattataattgaagatCCATCGCCGATACCACCTCAAATACAGTCGCAAGTATCATCACAAATGCAATCTCAAATGCCATTACACGTATCTCCGCAAGTACAGTCACAAGTATTACCTCAGATACCACCACAGTTACCAACACAAATACCACCCCAAGTACCTTCTCAGTTATCATCGCAAGGACCATCACAAATACCTCAAGCATCACCGCAAGTTGCACCACAAGTTGCGGCGCAAGTTGCAACACAACCAACATCATCTGGCTCATTACCACCATTGTTAACGCAACAATCAACATCATCGACTATGCAAGTACCATCAGCGACACCTACATTACGAGCTACGGAAGTTCCTAAAGGTATAACAGATACAACTATTGGTTCTTCTGCTACATCCATATGTACTGGAACAAATACTATAACATCTCCAAAAACAGCGGAACCAAGTATGCGTGAAACTTGTATACAAAGTGAACCCCTTAATGTTCCACAAGGTTATCCTTATGCTCAGTATCCACGATATTATGATTATAATGATCCTCGATCACGATCGTTGTCCACTCCTTATGGTACATATTTCCCTGGTGTTCCACCTCATGCAGCAAATCCTAGATTACCAATGGATACCTCTAAGAGTCAACCAGATGTAGGAAAACCTATAGAAGAGAGGGCAATGATGAATGTGCCTCCTGCATATTCGCAAGTATCTAATACTACTGCCAAAACATCAGCAAACACCATAGAAACGAAAGGTGCAGAAGCGATGGTAACTACAACGGTGGCTACTACTCCTACTAGAGATGAAACGCACATACCCACTGCGTTTAGTCATCCTACGAGTAGTCGTTATCCTGGACCTTATCCACCAGGACCGTATGATCCATATTCACAACATTATCCTCCAGCGCCCGGTTCATCAGCAACTTATCCACCAGGTG ctGCTCCTGGATATCCAGCATACGGTGGCCCGAGTTACAACACGGAATATGCTCGTATGTATACAGCGTTTCATGGTCCTCCTCCACCAGCAGATCCTTATATACACAGAGGTTATGCACCTCCTTCTTCACATCCACCTAATTATTATCCTCCATTTCCTCATCCACCACCGCCTTATccgaattattcatttttgtcACCATATCCAAATCCCAATATGCCCAGCGAGCCACAGCCACCTGCTCAGTAG